Proteins encoded by one window of Vampirovibrionales bacterium:
- a CDS encoding prepilin-type N-terminal cleavage/methylation domain-containing protein, whose amino-acid sequence MMKRTTAHASGFTLVELAVVIALVAILAAAGASRLVTAPEIAERAVILDFLQNLKSASAMYTARHHEIPQDFQAFVSPTIPIPNDKTISTQTLGFHAQSHPCDVQPQRIVCSGTFQKYAVIQYEWNSGNFIVTGL is encoded by the coding sequence ATGATGAAACGAACTACGGCACACGCATCTGGATTTACGCTGGTTGAGCTGGCGGTGGTTATCGCGCTGGTCGCTATTTTAGCGGCGGCGGGCGCTTCCCGTCTGGTGACCGCGCCAGAAATCGCCGAACGCGCCGTGATTCTGGATTTTCTACAGAATCTTAAAAGCGCTTCTGCGATGTATACGGCCCGCCATCACGAAATTCCTCAGGATTTTCAGGCGTTTGTGTCGCCCACCATCCCTATCCCCAATGACAAAACCATTAGCACGCAGACGCTGGGCTTTCATGCGCAGAGCCATCCGTGCGACGTACAGCCGCAACGTATTGTGTGCAGCGGCACCTTCCAGAAGTACGCTGTGATTCAATACGAATGGAATAGCGGCAACTTCATCGTCACCGGCCTGTAG
- a CDS encoding ribonucleoside-diphosphate reductase subunit alpha: MAMMVRRRDGSVEPIQEEKINAVIKKACEGLSNVSWSDVAVGCQVAWYNGISTEEIDESAILSARSLIEQHPQYAHVAARLVLYVLYQHVFGATDARKGSLDTLYRERFADYLQKGVDSGMLDPRLLDYDLPRLAQALDPGADEGFQYQGVQILKDRYLIRNRRREVIELPQWMWMRVAMGVALAESGDREAQVIRFYRTIKNFDYIPSTPTLFSAGTTHPQLSSCYLNTAEDSLEGIFKIFTDNARLSKWAGGLGTDWTPVRATGASIIGTNGQSQGVIPWLKIDNDVAVAVNQGGKRKGAHCAYLETWHLDIEDFVELRKNVGDERRRTHDINTANWIPDLFMKRVQMDGPWTLLSPSDAPELHDLYGREFEVAYEARERQVEAGEIQGKRMEAKTLWRKMLTMLFETGHPWMTFKDPCNLRSPQDHMGVVHSSNLCTEITLNTSKEETAVCNLGSINLAAHIRDGQLDEAKLAETVHAAVRILDDVIDVNFYPTPEAEAANRRHRAIGLGVMGYQDMLYALDIPFASQQHLDFADRLYERISYEAISASCDLAQERGAYETYPGSKWNRGILPLDTIDLLERERGVEIECNRESRLDWATLRERVRKCGMRNSNLMAIAPTATISNIVGVSPCIEPNFRNLYVTSNLSGEFTVINQHLVADLEAIGMWNADIAEQLKAVDGDLTRIASIPDRLREKYPDIFQMDMAWLIRAAAMRGKWIDQAQSLNLFVANTSGKHLNELYTLAWRVGLKTTYYLRSLGASQVEKSTIDTAKYGKTHKRDNVASMTSGMSQPQACAIDNPECEACQ; encoded by the coding sequence ATGGCGATGATGGTCCGCCGTCGTGACGGCTCGGTAGAACCGATTCAGGAAGAGAAAATCAATGCGGTCATTAAAAAGGCCTGCGAGGGGCTCTCCAACGTCAGTTGGTCAGACGTCGCCGTGGGCTGCCAGGTCGCTTGGTATAACGGCATTTCGACGGAAGAAATCGACGAGTCGGCGATTCTGTCGGCCCGCAGCCTGATTGAACAGCATCCTCAATATGCGCACGTCGCCGCGCGGCTGGTGCTGTACGTGCTGTATCAACACGTTTTTGGCGCAACGGATGCGCGTAAAGGCTCTCTCGACACGCTGTACCGCGAGCGGTTCGCCGATTATCTCCAGAAAGGCGTTGATTCGGGCATGCTGGATCCGCGTCTGCTGGATTATGACCTGCCTCGCTTGGCCCAGGCGCTGGATCCGGGGGCGGACGAAGGGTTTCAGTATCAGGGCGTGCAAATCCTGAAAGATCGTTACCTCATTCGCAATCGACGCCGCGAGGTGATTGAATTGCCGCAATGGATGTGGATGCGCGTCGCGATGGGCGTAGCGCTGGCGGAAAGCGGCGATCGCGAAGCCCAGGTGATTCGCTTTTATCGCACGATCAAGAATTTTGACTATATTCCCAGCACGCCTACCCTTTTTAGCGCGGGGACCACGCATCCGCAGCTGTCTTCATGCTATCTGAACACGGCGGAAGATAGTCTTGAAGGCATTTTTAAAATTTTTACCGACAATGCGCGCCTTTCTAAATGGGCGGGCGGCCTTGGCACGGACTGGACGCCTGTTCGCGCTACCGGCGCCTCCATTATCGGCACCAATGGACAAAGTCAGGGCGTGATTCCATGGCTGAAAATCGATAACGACGTGGCCGTCGCCGTCAATCAGGGTGGCAAGCGCAAGGGCGCCCACTGCGCCTATCTGGAAACCTGGCACCTCGACATTGAGGATTTCGTAGAATTGCGCAAAAACGTGGGTGACGAGCGCCGCCGCACCCACGACATCAATACCGCCAACTGGATTCCTGACCTCTTTATGAAGCGGGTTCAGATGGACGGACCCTGGACGCTGCTTTCGCCAAGCGATGCGCCCGAATTGCACGATTTATACGGCCGCGAGTTCGAAGTCGCGTACGAGGCGCGCGAGCGTCAAGTCGAGGCGGGCGAGATTCAAGGCAAGCGCATGGAAGCCAAAACCCTCTGGCGCAAAATGTTGACGATGCTCTTTGAAACGGGGCATCCGTGGATGACGTTTAAGGATCCGTGCAACCTGCGTTCGCCGCAAGACCATATGGGCGTAGTGCATAGCTCTAACCTCTGCACGGAGATCACCCTCAACACCTCTAAAGAAGAGACGGCGGTCTGCAATCTGGGCTCGATCAATCTGGCGGCGCACATTCGCGACGGCCAGCTCGACGAAGCCAAGCTGGCGGAAACGGTCCATGCGGCGGTACGGATACTGGACGACGTGATTGACGTCAACTTTTATCCCACCCCGGAAGCCGAAGCCGCCAACCGTCGCCATCGGGCGATTGGTCTGGGCGTCATGGGGTACCAGGACATGCTCTATGCCCTGGATATTCCTTTTGCCAGCCAGCAGCATCTCGATTTTGCCGACAGGCTGTATGAGCGTATCAGCTACGAGGCGATTTCCGCGTCGTGCGATCTGGCTCAGGAGCGCGGGGCCTATGAAACCTATCCGGGATCCAAATGGAACCGGGGGATTCTCCCACTAGACACCATCGACCTTCTGGAGCGCGAACGCGGCGTTGAGATTGAGTGCAACCGCGAAAGCCGTCTCGATTGGGCCACGCTGCGCGAGCGGGTACGCAAGTGCGGCATGCGAAACTCGAATCTGATGGCCATCGCGCCCACCGCGACGATTTCCAATATCGTCGGCGTATCGCCTTGCATCGAGCCTAATTTCAGAAATCTATACGTCACCTCGAACTTGTCAGGCGAATTTACGGTGATCAACCAGCATCTGGTCGCGGATCTTGAAGCGATCGGCATGTGGAACGCCGATATTGCCGAACAACTCAAGGCGGTAGACGGCGATCTCACGCGGATTGCATCAATCCCGGATCGATTGCGCGAAAAATACCCGGACATCTTCCAAATGGACATGGCCTGGCTGATTCGCGCCGCAGCGATGCGCGGCAAGTGGATTGATCAGGCGCAATCGCTCAACCTGTTTGTCGCCAACACGAGCGGTAAGCATCTAAACGAACTGTATACGCTGGCTTGGCGCGTTGGCCTCAAGACAACGTATTACCTGCGCTCGTTAGGAGCCAGTCAGGTGGAGAAATCCACAATTGATACGGCCAAATACGGCAAGACGCATAAGCGCGACAACGTGGCCTCAATGACAAGCGGGATGTCGCAGCCGCAAGCCTGCGCCATTGACAACCCAGAGTGTGAAGCCTGCCAGTAG
- a CDS encoding dihydrofolate reductase family protein: MHYRACLAASMDGKINPPGEARAISLGSALDIAHLKALRDSADALVFGGKTFRSYPKRHQAQRADHRPLHLILTRGDAIARQIPPDSPFFTGAPDDAPPALIMSAQAIAAADRALYPDWVAWEQASGDAVSQTAAITQALTARGCQAPLVEGGGEIVGLFIAARALSRLYLTLCPLVLGGGAAAPSFLSGVSFSRETAPRLHLVETLQRGDELFLTLDITYAQAPASLPCP, translated from the coding sequence ATGCATTACCGCGCTTGTCTGGCCGCTTCTATGGACGGAAAAATCAATCCGCCCGGTGAGGCCCGCGCCATCTCACTCGGTTCCGCTTTGGATATCGCGCATCTTAAGGCTTTGCGAGATAGCGCCGACGCGCTTGTCTTTGGCGGTAAGACCTTTCGCAGTTATCCCAAACGGCATCAGGCGCAGCGTGCGGATCATCGGCCTCTGCATCTGATTCTGACCCGTGGCGATGCGATTGCGCGACAAATCCCCCCAGATTCGCCTTTTTTCACGGGCGCGCCAGACGACGCGCCGCCTGCTTTAATCATGAGCGCTCAGGCCATTGCTGCCGCCGATCGCGCGCTGTACCCCGACTGGGTGGCGTGGGAACAGGCCAGCGGCGATGCCGTCTCGCAAACGGCTGCCATCACTCAGGCGTTGACGGCGCGGGGCTGTCAGGCTCCCCTCGTGGAAGGCGGCGGCGAAATAGTGGGGTTGTTTATCGCGGCGCGCGCGTTGTCGCGGCTGTATCTGACGCTGTGCCCGCTTGTGCTGGGAGGCGGAGCAGCGGCGCCTTCGTTTTTATCCGGCGTCAGTTTTTCGCGCGAGACCGCTCCGCGCCTTCATCTGGTCGAGACGCTGCAACGCGGCGACGAGCTGTTTTTGACGCTCGATATTACCTATGCGCAGGCGCCCGCTTCACTCCCCTGCCCCTGA
- a CDS encoding methionyl-tRNA formyltransferase, giving the protein MTLRLVFLGTPAFSTPCLQALLDAPDMTVAGVVTQPDRPAGRGQQLMPSPVKIMAQAAGLPVLQPKSLRKDADVLNWIRSQSPDFFVTIAFGQILSQETLEIPRLGVVNVHASLLPAYRGANPIQRAVMAGDPVTGLTTMLTDAGVDTGAMLRRAETVIGPEETAQEVHDRLSSMAGPLLLDTLRGVADGSISPVPQNHEQATHAPKCDKADAAIDWSLSAQTLHNRIRGLQPWPGAVTTFNGQSVKILKTRLPQAEEFVPNWLGMAPGAIVGVSGRTVWIATGEGPLGIALIQPAGKKATPADDWARGALTKPAAGFS; this is encoded by the coding sequence ATGACCCTACGCTTGGTATTTTTAGGAACTCCCGCCTTTTCCACGCCCTGCCTGCAAGCGCTGCTTGATGCGCCGGATATGACAGTCGCAGGGGTGGTGACGCAGCCGGATCGCCCCGCAGGCCGCGGCCAGCAACTGATGCCGTCTCCGGTAAAAATAATGGCGCAAGCCGCTGGGCTGCCTGTCTTACAGCCAAAATCGCTTCGCAAAGACGCCGACGTGTTGAACTGGATACGTTCGCAGTCGCCGGACTTCTTTGTGACCATCGCCTTTGGTCAGATTTTGTCGCAAGAAACGCTGGAAATTCCGCGTTTGGGCGTCGTTAATGTTCATGCCTCGCTCTTGCCGGCATATCGCGGGGCCAATCCCATTCAGCGCGCCGTAATGGCTGGCGACCCGGTTACGGGATTAACGACCATGCTCACCGATGCAGGCGTCGATACCGGAGCGATGCTGCGACGCGCCGAAACGGTCATCGGCCCGGAAGAAACCGCTCAAGAGGTCCATGACCGACTTTCTTCAATGGCGGGCCCCTTGTTGCTTGACACCCTGCGCGGCGTCGCCGACGGCAGCATTTCTCCCGTCCCCCAAAACCATGAACAGGCCACGCATGCGCCCAAGTGCGACAAGGCGGATGCCGCGATCGACTGGTCGCTTTCCGCTCAGACGCTGCATAACCGGATTCGCGGCCTTCAGCCATGGCCGGGCGCTGTAACGACGTTCAACGGCCAGTCGGTCAAGATTTTGAAAACCCGCCTGCCGCAAGCGGAAGAGTTTGTCCCCAATTGGCTGGGCATGGCCCCTGGCGCGATAGTAGGCGTTAGCGGCCGAACGGTCTGGATCGCCACAGGCGAAGGTCCTCTGGGGATCGCCTTGATTCAGCCCGCAGGGAAGAAGGCCACCCCGGCCGACGACTGGGCGCGCGGCGCCCTGACAAAGCCAGCGGCGGGATTCAGTTAA
- a CDS encoding ribonucleotide-diphosphate reductase subunit beta codes for MSAAHSAMNTAVDETAYAQHVNARRVINGTDDVVQLYPIIHKFAWDAYIAANANHWLPTEISMQKDIEQWRSTSVLTEDERRVVKLALGFFTTADSIVANNLVLAVYKHISSPECRMYLLRQAYEEAIHTHSYQYIVESLGLNEAEIFTMYQRVAAIYDKDNFVQDLLPDVLDPSFKTGTFTNDQKFLENLIDFYVVMEGVFFYSSFAAMLSFRRRNLLPGTAEQFQYIMRDESMHMNFGIDMINQIKQDQPELWTDTFQQRIRNKIAEAAELEKAYADELMPRGILGLNAESFEDYTRYIADRRMQAIGLNVKFGVKNPFPWMSEQVDLTKSKNFFETRITEYQTGGALEWDDF; via the coding sequence ATGAGCGCTGCGCATTCCGCCATGAATACGGCTGTCGACGAAACCGCCTACGCCCAGCACGTCAACGCGCGCCGGGTGATTAACGGCACGGATGACGTGGTTCAGCTGTACCCGATTATTCACAAATTCGCATGGGACGCCTATATCGCCGCCAACGCCAATCACTGGCTACCGACGGAAATCTCGATGCAAAAAGACATCGAGCAATGGCGCTCTACCTCGGTCCTGACCGAAGACGAACGCCGGGTCGTGAAGCTGGCCTTGGGCTTTTTCACGACTGCTGACAGCATCGTCGCCAATAATCTGGTCCTGGCGGTTTACAAGCATATTTCGTCGCCGGAATGCCGCATGTATCTGCTGCGGCAAGCTTACGAAGAAGCCATTCACACGCATTCCTACCAGTACATCGTGGAAAGCCTCGGGCTGAACGAGGCCGAAATCTTTACGATGTATCAGCGCGTCGCCGCTATCTACGATAAGGACAACTTTGTTCAGGATCTCTTGCCGGACGTGCTGGATCCCTCGTTTAAAACCGGCACGTTCACCAACGACCAGAAGTTTCTGGAGAACCTCATTGACTTCTATGTCGTGATGGAAGGCGTTTTCTTCTACTCGTCGTTTGCAGCCATGTTGTCTTTCCGTCGGCGCAACCTGTTGCCCGGAACGGCGGAGCAGTTCCAGTACATTATGCGCGATGAGTCGATGCACATGAACTTTGGCATCGATATGATTAACCAGATCAAGCAGGACCAGCCGGAACTCTGGACCGATACATTCCAGCAGCGTATTCGTAACAAGATTGCCGAAGCCGCCGAGCTGGAAAAAGCCTACGCCGACGAGCTCATGCCGCGCGGTATTCTGGGTCTCAACGCCGAGAGCTTCGAGGATTACACGCGCTATATCGCGGATCGGCGCATGCAGGCCATCGGCCTGAACGTCAAATTCGGCGTGAAGAACCCGTTCCCTTGGATGAGTGAGCAAGTTGATCTCACCAAGTCAAAAAATTTCTTTGAGACGCGCATTACCGAATACCAGACCGGCGGCGCTCTGGAATGGGATGATTTCTAG
- the purD gene encoding phosphoribosylamine--glycine ligase gives MKILIVGGGGREHALAWHLAQSPVAHELYMAPGNPGMAALGQTLDIAVSDLTGLAIFAAREKIDLTIVGPEGPLARGIVDHFQRAGLTIFGPSQAAARLEADKAYAKSLMVQANVPTARYRFCNQEADAVAALADFHAPYVIKENGLAAGKGVTIAQNEDEARAAIHKAFHKGMSVVIEDFLRGREVSVLAICDGLCAIPMVAAQDFKKAYDGDAGPNTGGMGSYAPVPFVDDALMQRIQREVLDPMITILREEEGVRYRGVLYAGLMIQHNGDPCVVEFNARFGDPETQVILPLLESDLADMLLCSATGDLSPYADTGFDFSGCSAVSVVLASEGYPGEVTLGATIDIPAALPPETLLFHAGTKRLPNRTIVTSGGRALNAVGLGSNLQEARDRAYQLADAVNFAGKHARRDIAANVAPAPQPEHAY, from the coding sequence ATGAAAATCCTGATAGTCGGCGGCGGGGGCCGCGAACACGCCTTGGCTTGGCATTTGGCGCAAAGCCCTGTCGCCCATGAACTCTATATGGCCCCCGGCAATCCCGGGATGGCGGCATTGGGGCAGACGTTGGATATCGCCGTTTCCGATTTGACAGGTCTGGCCATCTTTGCGGCGCGCGAAAAAATCGATTTAACGATCGTCGGCCCCGAAGGTCCCTTGGCCAGAGGCATTGTGGATCACTTCCAGCGCGCCGGGCTGACCATTTTTGGCCCGTCGCAGGCGGCAGCCCGGCTTGAGGCTGATAAAGCCTATGCCAAGAGCCTGATGGTTCAGGCCAACGTGCCGACCGCGCGCTATCGTTTCTGTAATCAGGAAGCGGATGCGGTGGCCGCATTAGCGGATTTCCATGCGCCTTACGTCATTAAAGAGAACGGTCTGGCGGCTGGCAAGGGCGTTACCATCGCCCAGAACGAAGACGAGGCGCGGGCTGCTATCCACAAAGCCTTCCATAAAGGCATGTCGGTCGTAATTGAAGATTTCCTGCGCGGACGCGAAGTGTCTGTTCTGGCAATTTGCGACGGTCTGTGCGCGATTCCGATGGTTGCCGCGCAAGACTTCAAAAAAGCCTATGATGGCGATGCGGGTCCCAATACGGGTGGAATGGGCTCCTACGCCCCGGTTCCGTTTGTGGATGACGCCCTGATGCAACGGATTCAGCGCGAAGTATTGGATCCCATGATTACGATTCTGCGCGAAGAAGAAGGCGTGCGCTATCGCGGCGTTCTCTATGCCGGGCTGATGATTCAGCACAATGGCGATCCGTGCGTCGTGGAATTTAACGCCCGCTTCGGCGATCCCGAAACCCAGGTGATTCTGCCTCTGCTGGAAAGCGACCTGGCCGATATGCTGCTCTGCTCCGCCACCGGCGATCTCAGTCCCTACGCGGATACGGGCTTCGATTTTTCCGGTTGCTCAGCCGTTTCTGTGGTGCTGGCCAGCGAAGGCTATCCGGGCGAAGTCACGCTGGGCGCGACGATTGACATCCCGGCTGCGTTGCCGCCGGAAACCCTGCTGTTTCACGCCGGAACCAAGCGTCTGCCCAATCGAACGATCGTCACCAGTGGAGGCCGCGCCTTGAATGCCGTGGGTCTGGGCTCCAATCTCCAGGAAGCGCGTGATCGCGCCTACCAACTGGCTGACGCCGTGAATTTCGCCGGCAAGCATGCCCGTCGGGATATCGCCGCCAACGTTGCGCCGGCTCCGCAGCCCGAACACGCTTATTAG
- a CDS encoding class I SAM-dependent methyltransferase, with protein MTPSETETVDAFFSRISGDYDAAILRAIAPYRDILQTLLDTLPFAADAPLQIVDLGCGTGNLSRLLAQTFPRASFTLVDLSPEMLEATARKLQQDNPQARLTLIHEDFTRLSLPEASQDLIVSSFALHHIPKPEQKKALYAAIARWLRPGGLFRCADGCLGVPHAIYELHTRHWTSAALAQGASQTEVDLWLAHEQNFDHFEPLVSHLDWLEAAGLRDVDCYWRKYLWAVFGAGRAASAP; from the coding sequence ATGACGCCGTCTGAAACCGAGACGGTCGATGCGTTCTTTTCTCGCATCAGCGGGGATTATGACGCGGCGATTTTACGGGCCATTGCGCCTTATCGCGACATTCTCCAGACGCTGCTCGATACGCTGCCCTTTGCCGCCGACGCGCCGCTACAGATTGTCGATCTGGGCTGCGGGACAGGCAACCTGTCACGCCTGCTCGCGCAGACGTTTCCGCGCGCCAGCTTTACGCTGGTGGATCTCTCGCCCGAGATGCTGGAGGCGACCGCCCGCAAGCTTCAACAGGACAACCCGCAGGCGCGCTTGACGCTGATTCATGAGGACTTCACCCGGCTGTCGTTGCCGGAAGCGTCTCAAGATTTAATTGTCAGTAGCTTTGCGCTGCATCATATTCCAAAGCCCGAACAGAAGAAGGCGCTCTATGCTGCGATTGCCCGCTGGCTTCGTCCGGGCGGCCTGTTTCGGTGCGCAGACGGCTGCTTGGGCGTTCCGCACGCCATTTATGAACTTCATACGCGACATTGGACCTCAGCCGCACTCGCGCAAGGCGCTTCCCAAACGGAAGTCGACCTGTGGCTGGCGCATGAACAGAATTTTGATCACTTTGAACCGCTCGTCTCTCATCTGGACTGGCTGGAGGCGGCAGGCTTACGTGACGTGGATTGCTACTGGCGCAAGTACTTGTGGGCCGTCTTCGGCGCCGGTCGCGCGGCAAGCGCCCCTTGA